One region of Jatrophihabitans cynanchi genomic DNA includes:
- a CDS encoding NAD(P)H-quinone dehydrogenase has translation MTRIVILGGGPAGYESALVAAQLGAEVTVIGVGGGPPGNGGVAAGGGLGGSCVLTDCVPSKTLIATSDRVTAFRDAPRVGVGGAVSAEVHVDLRQVNARIKALALQQSEDITERLLHEKVTVLAGAGRFAAEQPPRAHRVEVLDYSGRIIETVEADVVLLATGGTPRVLPTAVPDGERILSWRDVYELTELPEHLIVVGSGVTGAEFASGYCELGVPVTLVSSRDRVLPGEDPDAAEVIEQVFTSRGGTLIKRARASAVRRSDDGVLVELLDGRVVHGSHALMCVGSVPNTPDLGLEHVGVELNADGYIGVDRVSRTNIPSIYAAGDCTGVLLLASVAGMQGRIAMWHALGEAVAPLRLKTVAANIFTHPEIATVGIGYEAITSGAVPARSITLPLATNARAKMQGHSDGFVKVYCRPATGVVVGAVIVAPNASELIFPMALAVQRGLTVADVAGTIGVYPALSGSLAEAARRLMLHDDLD, from the coding sequence GTGACGCGCATCGTGATCCTCGGCGGCGGACCTGCGGGCTACGAGTCGGCCCTGGTGGCCGCCCAGCTCGGGGCCGAGGTGACGGTCATAGGCGTCGGTGGGGGTCCCCCCGGCAATGGGGGCGTAGCCGCCGGGGGAGGCTTGGGCGGCTCGTGCGTGCTCACCGACTGCGTGCCGAGCAAGACGCTGATCGCCACGAGCGACCGGGTCACCGCCTTCCGGGACGCGCCGAGGGTGGGCGTCGGCGGCGCGGTGTCCGCCGAGGTGCACGTCGACCTGCGCCAGGTCAACGCGCGGATCAAGGCCCTGGCGCTGCAGCAGTCCGAGGACATCACCGAGCGGCTGCTGCACGAGAAGGTCACCGTGCTCGCCGGCGCGGGACGGTTCGCCGCCGAGCAACCGCCGCGCGCGCACCGGGTGGAGGTACTCGACTACTCCGGGCGGATCATCGAGACGGTCGAGGCCGACGTCGTGCTGCTCGCCACCGGCGGGACGCCCCGCGTGCTGCCGACCGCCGTGCCGGACGGTGAGCGGATCCTGTCCTGGCGGGACGTGTACGAGCTGACCGAGTTGCCCGAGCACCTGATCGTGGTCGGCTCCGGCGTCACCGGCGCCGAGTTCGCCAGCGGCTACTGCGAGCTCGGGGTGCCGGTCACCCTGGTATCCAGTCGGGACCGAGTGCTGCCTGGCGAGGACCCGGACGCGGCCGAGGTCATTGAGCAGGTGTTCACCTCGCGCGGCGGGACGCTGATCAAGCGGGCGCGAGCGTCGGCGGTGCGCCGCTCCGACGACGGCGTGCTCGTCGAGTTGTTGGACGGGCGGGTGGTGCACGGCTCGCACGCGTTGATGTGTGTGGGGTCGGTGCCGAACACGCCCGACCTCGGGCTGGAACACGTCGGCGTGGAGCTGAATGCTGACGGCTACATCGGCGTCGATCGTGTCTCGCGCACCAACATCCCGTCCATCTACGCGGCCGGTGACTGCACCGGGGTGCTGCTGCTCGCCTCGGTGGCCGGCATGCAGGGCCGGATCGCGATGTGGCACGCGCTCGGCGAGGCCGTGGCGCCGCTGCGGCTCAAGACCGTGGCGGCGAACATCTTCACGCACCCGGAGATCGCCACGGTCGGGATCGGCTACGAGGCGATCACGTCCGGTGCCGTACCCGCCCGGAGCATCACCCTGCCGCTCGCCACGAACGCCCGCGCGAAGATGCAGGGCCACAGCGACGGGTTCGTCAAGGTGTACTGCCGGCCGGCCACCGGCGTAGTGGTCGGTGCGGTGATCGTCGCCCCGAACGCGTCCGAGTTGATCTTCCCGATGGCGCTGGCCGTGCAGCGCGGCCTCACGGTCGCGGACGTGGCCGGCACGATCGGCGTCTATCCCGCGCTGTCCGGCTCGCTGGCCGAGGCCGCCCGCCGGCTGATGTTGCACGACGACCTGGACTAG
- a CDS encoding gamma-glutamylcyclotransferase family protein encodes MSATGGLYAAYGSNMDPEQMLERCPHSPAAGTGWLNGWRLTFGGEDLGWDGALAMVVPDPSSQVFVALYDVSPQDLAVLDYWEGADTGLYTKIKLRVATLDGELLAWVYGLNGYEGGLPSARHLGLIAEAAQAAGAPDDYVAELRSRPCRSLGE; translated from the coding sequence ATGTCAGCAACCGGTGGGCTGTACGCCGCATACGGCTCGAACATGGATCCCGAGCAGATGCTCGAGCGCTGCCCGCACTCCCCGGCAGCCGGTACCGGCTGGCTGAACGGCTGGCGGCTGACCTTCGGCGGCGAGGACCTGGGCTGGGACGGCGCGCTGGCCATGGTCGTCCCGGACCCCAGCAGCCAGGTGTTCGTGGCGCTGTACGACGTCTCGCCGCAGGACCTCGCCGTGCTGGACTACTGGGAGGGCGCGGACACCGGGCTGTACACCAAGATCAAGCTGCGGGTCGCGACGCTGGACGGCGAGCTGCTGGCGTGGGTGTACGGACTGAACGGCTACGAGGGTGGCCTGCCCTCGGCGCGCCACCTCGGGCTGATCGCCGAGGCGGCCCAGGCAGCCGGAGCGCCGGATGACTACGTGGCCGAGTTGCGCTCGCGGCCGTGCCGCTCGCTGGGCGAATGA
- a CDS encoding helix-turn-helix transcriptional regulator, producing the protein MRNDVRTLRQAAGLSQAALGEQLGVSRQTVIAIETGRYDPSLPLAISIARHFRTTVEEIFHVDQDCAS; encoded by the coding sequence ATGCGCAACGACGTCCGCACCCTGCGCCAGGCCGCCGGCTTGTCGCAGGCCGCGCTGGGCGAACAGCTGGGCGTCTCGCGCCAGACGGTGATCGCGATCGAGACCGGTCGCTACGACCCGTCGTTGCCGCTCGCGATCTCCATCGCCCGCCATTTCCGAACGACCGTGGAGGAGATTTTCCATGTCGATCAAGACTGTGCTTCGTGA
- a CDS encoding amidohydrolase — protein sequence MTAGGLDVVAVRRDLHAHPELAFAEHRTTAVIIDVLRGAGLAPQPLPSGTGVVCDIGPDDGSGPLIALRADIDALPIQDLTEVPYRSRIGGACHGCGHDAHTAILLGAATRLAQLSLPGTVRLVFQPAEESLPGGALTVLAAEVLDGAQQIFALHCDPRLEAGRIGVRVGPITAACDQVEVVLTGRGGHTARPHLTVDLVYALGLLITELPGLLSRRVDPRAALSFVWGAVEAGQATNVIPSTGRLRGTLRVFDRTAWHAAEPMTRELISQIVQPTGARVETSYVRGVPPVVNDPSAVAVQRAAVLAGLGPDALAGTEQSMGGEDFAWYLDKVPGAMARLGVRPPGGEPFDLHQGTFDIDESALDVGVRYTVALAQAALDSARGTALGTGRGATPAG from the coding sequence ATGACCGCGGGTGGGCTCGACGTCGTTGCGGTGCGCCGTGATCTACACGCGCACCCCGAACTGGCGTTCGCCGAACATCGCACCACCGCGGTCATCATCGACGTATTGCGCGGCGCGGGCCTCGCGCCACAGCCGCTCCCGTCCGGAACCGGTGTCGTGTGCGACATCGGCCCGGACGACGGCAGCGGGCCGCTGATCGCTCTCCGCGCCGATATCGACGCGCTGCCGATCCAGGACCTCACCGAGGTTCCGTACCGCTCCCGCATCGGCGGCGCCTGCCACGGCTGCGGGCACGACGCGCACACCGCGATCCTGCTGGGCGCCGCGACCCGGCTCGCGCAGTTGTCGCTGCCGGGCACGGTGCGGCTGGTCTTCCAGCCCGCGGAGGAGTCGCTGCCCGGTGGTGCACTGACAGTGTTGGCCGCCGAGGTGCTGGACGGTGCGCAGCAGATCTTCGCGCTGCACTGCGACCCGCGCCTGGAGGCAGGCCGGATCGGCGTGCGCGTCGGCCCGATCACGGCCGCGTGCGACCAGGTCGAGGTGGTGCTGACCGGCCGCGGCGGGCACACGGCCCGTCCGCATCTCACGGTGGATCTGGTCTACGCGCTGGGGCTGCTGATCACCGAACTGCCCGGGCTGCTCTCGCGCCGGGTCGATCCGCGGGCCGCGCTGTCCTTCGTCTGGGGTGCCGTCGAGGCCGGGCAGGCGACCAACGTGATCCCGTCGACCGGGAGGTTGCGCGGCACGCTGCGCGTGTTCGACCGCACCGCCTGGCACGCGGCCGAACCGATGACCCGCGAGCTGATCAGCCAGATCGTGCAGCCGACCGGCGCACGCGTCGAGACGTCCTACGTGCGCGGTGTGCCGCCGGTGGTGAACGACCCGTCGGCCGTGGCGGTGCAGCGCGCGGCGGTGCTGGCCGGGCTGGGCCCGGACGCGCTCGCCGGCACCGAGCAGAGCATGGGCGGCGAGGACTTCGCCTGGTACCTGGACAAGGTCCCCGGTGCGATGGCGCGGCTCGGCGTGCGGCCGCCTGGCGGGGAACCGTTCGACCTGCACCAGGGCACCTTCGACATCGACGAGTCGGCGCTCGACGTGGGGGTGCGGTACACCGTGGCGTTGGCGCAGGCGGCCCTGGACTCGGCACGCGGCACGGCGCTCGGCACCGGACGCGGGGCTACACCCGCCGGCTGA
- a CDS encoding ABC transporter permease subunit, producing the protein MFTELARLDARLRRRSMIGYALGMAGYAFVIVALYPTFKDDSSLNEFTKGGSKLAALFGASGPLTTPPGWLNANVYANFLPLVVLLLTIGYGASAIAGQDEDGTLGMLATLPVTRRSLLLQKAATMVLIGVPVSLLTLMVVLTGRWFQLPIGSANLVGISVGALLLGVDFGALALLLGALTGSRGTTLGITSALAAAAYLISSLAPVVHWIRPARFASPFYYAVGNGQLVNGLSWSALVVLVVTAGVLLAGAVFAVERLDIR; encoded by the coding sequence ATGTTCACTGAGCTTGCCCGCCTGGACGCCCGGCTGCGTCGCCGGTCGATGATCGGCTACGCGCTCGGCATGGCCGGCTACGCCTTCGTCATCGTCGCCCTCTACCCCACGTTCAAGGACGACTCGAGCCTGAACGAGTTCACCAAGGGCGGCTCGAAGCTCGCGGCACTGTTCGGTGCGAGCGGCCCGTTGACGACCCCACCGGGCTGGCTCAACGCGAACGTGTACGCGAACTTCCTACCGCTTGTCGTGCTGCTGCTGACTATCGGGTACGGCGCGTCCGCGATCGCCGGGCAGGACGAGGACGGCACGCTCGGCATGCTCGCCACGCTCCCGGTGACCCGGCGCAGCTTGCTGCTGCAGAAGGCCGCGACGATGGTGCTGATCGGCGTGCCGGTCAGCCTGCTGACGTTGATGGTCGTGCTGACGGGGCGCTGGTTCCAACTGCCGATCGGTTCGGCGAACCTCGTCGGGATCTCGGTGGGCGCGCTGCTGCTCGGCGTCGACTTCGGTGCCCTCGCGTTGCTGCTCGGCGCGCTCACCGGCAGTCGCGGCACCACGCTCGGAATCACCTCGGCACTGGCCGCGGCCGCCTACCTGATCAGCTCGCTCGCGCCGGTGGTGCACTGGATCCGGCCGGCCCGCTTTGCCTCGCCCTTCTACTACGCCGTCGGCAACGGCCAGTTGGTGAACGGGCTCAGTTGGTCCGCGCTCGTCGTCCTCGTGGTGACCGCCGGTGTGCTGCTGGCCGGTGCGGTGTTCGCGGTCGAGCGGTTGGACATCCGCTGA
- a CDS encoding ABC transporter ATP-binding protein, with amino-acid sequence MIIEIDGLTRRFGTRRGVTDVSLHVDAGEVFGFLGPNGAGKSTTIRLLLGLYRPTSGRMRVFGLDPTREAAAIHRRVGYLPGELALFGRLTGREHLAHFARARGLTDLAFRDELVERFTAELDRPVHTLSKGNRQKIGIVAAFMHRPDLLVLDEPTSGLDPLLQDEFARLVRESVDGGQTVLLSSHELDEVQRVVDRLAIIREGEIIVTDTIDGLRKASPRTVEFHFGRPVEAAAFAALTGVRVAEHERDRIVLSVTGEIAPLLRVAADLDPVDLTARPADLDELFLSYYRNSPELHDVH; translated from the coding sequence GTGATCATCGAGATCGACGGGCTGACCCGGCGCTTCGGCACTCGCCGTGGCGTCACCGACGTCAGCCTGCACGTCGACGCCGGCGAGGTGTTCGGCTTCCTCGGCCCGAACGGCGCGGGCAAGTCGACGACCATCCGGCTGCTCCTGGGCCTCTACCGCCCGACGTCCGGACGGATGCGGGTGTTCGGCCTCGACCCGACCCGTGAGGCGGCGGCGATCCACCGGCGCGTCGGCTACCTGCCTGGCGAGCTCGCACTGTTCGGCCGGCTGACCGGCCGCGAGCACCTGGCGCACTTCGCGCGCGCCCGCGGACTGACCGACCTGGCGTTCCGCGACGAGCTGGTCGAGCGGTTCACGGCCGAACTGGACCGTCCGGTGCACACGCTGTCCAAGGGCAACCGCCAGAAGATCGGCATCGTCGCGGCGTTCATGCACCGGCCGGACCTGCTCGTGCTGGACGAGCCGACCTCCGGCCTCGATCCGCTGCTGCAGGACGAGTTCGCGCGCTTGGTGCGCGAGAGCGTCGACGGCGGCCAGACCGTGCTGCTGTCCTCGCACGAACTGGACGAGGTGCAACGAGTCGTCGATCGGCTAGCCATCATCCGCGAAGGGGAGATCATCGTCACCGACACGATCGACGGGCTGCGCAAGGCATCCCCGCGCACCGTGGAGTTCCACTTCGGCCGGCCGGTGGAGGCGGCGGCGTTCGCGGCGCTGACGGGCGTGCGCGTCGCCGAACACGAGCGCGATCGGATCGTGCTGTCGGTGACCGGGGAGATCGCGCCGCTGCTCCGCGTTGCCGCCGACCTCGATCCGGTCGACCTCACCGCGCGCCCGGCCGATCTGGACGAGTTGTTCCTGAGCTACTACCGAAACTCCCCGGAGCTGCACGATGTTCACTGA
- a CDS encoding TetR/AcrR family transcriptional regulator, translating to MHSAHDLTAAATIRDAAMGLFAERGLAGVTVRDIAAAAAVSPALVIHHYGSKAGLKNAVDQRAIELLMAVFPVESADPLDPDAFSAMSEVMVDLIDTHPSLMPYLRRLLIDGGPAADALFRMLYDGTVASLAALEAAGLLAPTADAALRAAFLLVNDLGAAILREQLRAVVGVDPLSRAGIGRWGDTVMEVYGGMFARARAKSSPAKGKGRKS from the coding sequence ATGCATTCAGCACACGACCTCACTGCCGCGGCAACGATCCGCGACGCAGCGATGGGGCTGTTCGCCGAGCGGGGCCTGGCGGGGGTGACCGTGCGTGACATCGCCGCCGCCGCCGCCGTGTCGCCGGCTCTGGTGATCCATCACTACGGCTCCAAGGCAGGGCTCAAGAACGCGGTCGACCAGCGCGCCATCGAGCTGCTCATGGCGGTGTTCCCGGTGGAGAGTGCCGATCCGCTCGACCCCGACGCATTCTCCGCGATGAGCGAGGTCATGGTCGATCTGATCGACACCCATCCGAGCCTGATGCCCTACCTGCGACGCCTGCTGATCGACGGCGGGCCTGCCGCTGACGCGCTGTTCCGCATGCTCTACGACGGCACAGTCGCCTCGCTGGCCGCACTCGAGGCAGCGGGCCTGCTCGCGCCCACCGCGGACGCGGCGCTGCGGGCGGCGTTCCTGCTGGTCAACGACCTGGGCGCGGCAATCCTGCGCGAGCAGCTTCGCGCAGTCGTCGGGGTCGACCCGCTCAGCCGCGCCGGCATCGGGCGCTGGGGCGACACGGTGATGGAGGTGTACGGCGGCATGTTCGCCCGCGCTCGGGCGAAGTCGTCACCGGCAAAGGGAAAGGGACGCAAATCGTGA
- a CDS encoding nitrate reductase subunit alpha — protein sequence MNSREHPVAALDDPLTEALLRAGRHLRPGVVSADLRTITREGGREADSFYRDRWSYDKVVRSTHGVNCTGSCSWKVYVKDGIITWESQQTDYPTVGPDSPEYEPRGCPRGAAFSWYTYSPTRVRYPYVRGVLLQLYREAKARNNGDPVAAWAEIVGTPQLRERYVKARGSGGFVRAHWDEAVELAAAAQVHTIRTWGPDRMAGFSPIPAMSMVSHGVGARYHALLGAPMLSFYDWYADLPVASPQVFGDQTDVPESGDWWNSSYLIMWGSNLPVTRTPDAHWMVEARYRGQKVIAVSPDYADNVKFADEWLPAQPGTDAALAMAMGHVVLKEFFVDRQTQYFHDYVTRFTDLPFLVTLDELDEQDGQAYTAGKFVTSADLGGTEENAAFKTVLLDRTTRQPVVPNGTLGDRFGDAGVGRWNLKLGDVSPQLSLYGDADAEPVQVLLPRFDEPSGAGATMRRGVPARRIGGRLVTTVFDLLLANYGVGRDGLPGDWPSGYDDPSQPGTPAWQEEITSVPAAAAARIGREFAENAAESQGRSMIVMGAGTNHYFHSDTIYRTFLALVTLTGCQGVNGGGWAHYVGQEKVRPLTGYSMYAAASDWSRPPRTMIGTAFFYLATDQWRYDQADNGHLASPLGTGRFAGRTAADLIATSARLGWMPSYPTFNWNPLELADAIERSGEQPADFVRAELGSGKLGFACEDPDAEANWPRVLTVWRSNLLGSSAKGDEYFLKHLIGAQDSLRAEEAAPDARPADVRWRDEAPAGKLDLLLTMDFRMTSTTLFSDIVLPAATWYEKHDLSSTDMHPFVHAFNPAIPPPWQTRTDFDTFHALAKRFSELAAGRLDTRTDLVAVPLMHDTADAMATPHGMVRDWRDDGVDAVPGVNFPKLVLVERDYTAVAGKLGALGPLADSLGATTKGITFDLTKPISYLGAKNGLVRGGAGAGRPALGTDAQACEAILAMSGTTNGQLAVAGYHSLEQRTGVQLADLAAEHEGKQITFADTQARPTPVITSPEWSGSETGGRRYSAFVVNVEREKPWHTLTGRMHFFLDHDWMSEIGEQLPVYRPPLDMHRLFGEPQLGSVGELGVSVRYLTPHSKWSIHSEYQDNLFMLSLSRGGPTIWMSPQDAKKVGVSDNDWIEAVNRNGVIVARAIVSQRMPEGTVYMYHAQERVVDVPIAETSGKRGGIHNSGTRLFIKPSHLIGGYAQLAYAFNYLGPTGNQRDEVTMIRRRSQEVQY from the coding sequence ATGAACTCCCGCGAGCACCCGGTGGCGGCACTCGACGATCCGCTGACCGAGGCCCTCCTTCGCGCCGGCCGGCACCTGCGTCCCGGTGTCGTATCGGCCGATCTGCGCACCATCACCCGCGAGGGCGGGCGGGAGGCCGACTCGTTCTACCGGGACCGCTGGTCGTACGACAAGGTCGTCCGCTCGACTCACGGCGTGAACTGCACCGGCTCGTGCTCGTGGAAGGTGTACGTCAAGGACGGCATCATCACCTGGGAGTCGCAGCAGACCGACTACCCGACGGTGGGGCCGGACAGCCCGGAGTACGAACCCCGCGGGTGCCCGCGCGGTGCCGCGTTCTCCTGGTACACGTACTCGCCGACGCGGGTGCGCTACCCGTACGTGCGAGGCGTGCTGCTACAGCTGTACCGCGAGGCCAAGGCGCGCAACAACGGCGACCCGGTCGCGGCCTGGGCCGAGATCGTCGGCACGCCGCAGTTGCGCGAGCGGTACGTCAAGGCCCGCGGCTCGGGCGGCTTCGTCCGCGCCCACTGGGACGAGGCGGTCGAGCTTGCGGCCGCGGCCCAGGTGCACACCATTCGCACCTGGGGGCCGGACCGGATGGCCGGGTTCTCCCCCATCCCCGCCATGAGCATGGTGAGCCACGGCGTAGGCGCGCGTTACCACGCCCTGCTCGGCGCCCCGATGCTGTCCTTCTACGACTGGTACGCGGACCTTCCGGTCGCCTCGCCGCAGGTGTTCGGCGACCAGACGGACGTGCCCGAGTCCGGTGACTGGTGGAACTCGTCGTACCTGATCATGTGGGGCTCCAACCTGCCGGTCACGCGGACGCCCGACGCGCACTGGATGGTCGAGGCGCGCTACCGCGGCCAGAAGGTGATCGCGGTCTCGCCCGACTACGCCGACAACGTCAAGTTCGCCGACGAGTGGCTGCCCGCGCAGCCCGGTACCGACGCCGCGCTGGCCATGGCGATGGGGCACGTCGTGCTCAAGGAGTTCTTCGTCGACCGGCAGACGCAGTATTTCCACGACTACGTCACCCGGTTCACCGATCTGCCGTTCCTCGTCACGCTGGACGAGCTGGACGAGCAGGACGGGCAGGCCTACACGGCCGGCAAGTTCGTCACGTCCGCCGACCTCGGCGGTACCGAGGAGAACGCGGCGTTCAAGACCGTGCTGCTGGACCGGACGACGCGTCAGCCGGTGGTCCCGAACGGCACGCTCGGGGATCGCTTCGGCGACGCCGGCGTGGGCAGGTGGAACCTGAAGCTCGGCGACGTCTCGCCGCAGTTGAGCCTCTACGGCGATGCCGATGCCGAACCGGTGCAGGTGCTGCTGCCCCGGTTCGACGAACCCAGCGGCGCGGGCGCGACGATGCGACGCGGTGTGCCGGCGCGCCGGATCGGCGGGCGGCTGGTGACCACCGTGTTCGACCTGCTGCTCGCGAACTACGGGGTCGGCCGCGACGGCCTGCCGGGTGACTGGCCGAGCGGCTACGACGACCCGAGCCAGCCCGGCACTCCTGCCTGGCAGGAGGAGATCACCTCGGTCCCGGCCGCGGCGGCCGCACGCATCGGCCGCGAGTTCGCCGAGAATGCCGCGGAATCACAAGGGCGTTCCATGATCGTGATGGGCGCCGGCACGAACCACTACTTCCACTCCGACACGATCTACCGCACCTTCCTCGCGCTGGTGACCCTGACCGGCTGCCAGGGCGTGAACGGTGGCGGCTGGGCGCACTACGTCGGGCAGGAGAAGGTGCGCCCGCTCACCGGCTACAGCATGTACGCCGCCGCGTCCGACTGGTCGCGCCCGCCACGCACCATGATCGGCACCGCATTCTTCTACCTGGCCACCGACCAGTGGCGCTACGACCAGGCCGACAACGGTCACCTCGCCTCGCCGCTGGGCACCGGACGGTTCGCCGGGCGCACCGCGGCCGACCTGATCGCGACGTCGGCACGCCTCGGCTGGATGCCGTCGTACCCGACGTTCAACTGGAACCCGCTCGAGCTCGCCGACGCGATCGAGCGATCCGGCGAGCAGCCTGCCGACTTCGTCCGCGCCGAGCTGGGTTCGGGCAAGCTCGGCTTCGCCTGCGAGGACCCCGACGCCGAGGCGAACTGGCCGCGCGTGCTGACGGTCTGGCGCTCCAACCTGCTCGGCTCGAGCGCCAAGGGTGACGAGTACTTCCTCAAGCACCTGATCGGAGCGCAGGACTCGCTGCGCGCCGAGGAGGCCGCTCCGGACGCCCGCCCCGCAGACGTCCGCTGGCGTGACGAGGCCCCGGCCGGCAAGCTCGACCTGCTGCTGACGATGGACTTCCGGATGACGTCCACGACGCTGTTCTCCGACATCGTCCTGCCCGCGGCGACGTGGTACGAGAAGCACGACCTGTCCAGCACCGACATGCACCCGTTCGTGCACGCGTTCAACCCCGCCATCCCGCCGCCGTGGCAGACCCGCACCGACTTCGACACCTTCCACGCGTTGGCGAAGCGGTTCAGTGAGCTAGCTGCCGGACGGCTGGACACCCGCACCGATCTCGTCGCGGTGCCGCTGATGCACGACACGGCCGATGCGATGGCGACACCGCACGGCATGGTGCGTGACTGGCGGGACGACGGTGTCGATGCCGTGCCCGGCGTCAACTTCCCCAAGCTGGTGCTCGTGGAGCGCGACTACACAGCGGTGGCCGGCAAGCTCGGAGCGCTCGGGCCTCTCGCCGACTCGCTCGGCGCCACCACCAAGGGGATCACCTTCGACCTGACCAAGCCGATCTCCTACCTCGGCGCGAAGAACGGCCTGGTGCGCGGTGGCGCAGGCGCCGGACGTCCCGCGCTCGGCACGGATGCCCAGGCGTGCGAGGCGATTCTGGCGATGTCCGGCACGACGAACGGGCAGCTCGCGGTGGCCGGCTACCACTCGCTGGAGCAGCGCACCGGCGTCCAACTGGCGGACCTCGCGGCCGAGCACGAGGGCAAGCAGATCACCTTCGCCGACACCCAGGCCCGGCCGACCCCGGTGATCACCTCGCCGGAGTGGTCCGGCTCGGAGACGGGCGGGCGCCGCTACTCGGCGTTCGTGGTCAACGTCGAGCGCGAGAAGCCCTGGCACACGCTGACCGGACGGATGCATTTCTTCCTCGACCACGACTGGATGAGCGAGATCGGCGAGCAGTTGCCGGTGTACCGGCCCCCGCTGGACATGCACCGCCTCTTCGGCGAGCCGCAACTGGGCAGCGTCGGTGAGCTCGGCGTCTCGGTCCGCTACCTGACGCCGCACTCGAAGTGGTCGATCCACTCGGAGTACCAGGACAACCTGTTCATGCTCTCGCTCTCGCGCGGCGGCCCGACGATCTGGATGAGCCCGCAGGACGCGAAGAAGGTCGGCGTGAGCGACAACGACTGGATCGAGGCCGTCAACCGCAACGGCGTGATCGTGGCGCGCGCGATCGTCTCGCAGCGGATGCCCGAGGGAACCGTGTACATGTACCACGCGCAGGAGCGGGTCGTGGACGTGCCGATCGCCGAGACCAGCGGCAAGCGCGGCGGCATCCACAACAGCGGCACCCGGCTGTTCATCAAGCCCAGCCACCTGATCGGCGGGTACGCCCAGCTGGCCTACGCGTTCAACTACCTCGGCCCCACCGGGAACCAGCGCGACGAAGTGACCATGATCCGCCGCCGGTCGCAGGAGGTGCAGTACTGA